One Fontisphaera persica DNA window includes the following coding sequences:
- a CDS encoding O-antigen polymerase, with protein sequence MFALVSYFTVFLWYIVDVRYSAEQYVGIPMEDIELAFWQVCIFLIGFRLFLQIARPYDREVTGITAEMLASHLHARKMAAAIAVLWAILFLWGLLRMEGDVIGALYPVGGRWSPHMWARGAIGGTWDWLIAAGGYLYIFVCGLMGLLFVLVRDRVVKGQMLALIVISWPYFFLLGTRNQLLAVVCPGLFSYLLLSKAKMWKKLIGSAVMLVVLNFLMLAMLQFRHSGFQEFLNDPFGSLKPDVKHEGLNMIQELAFINGFYRVGQLQPEYGREYIGQALNFIPRAIWPGKPTLSFAYSALRGHGTSEGGVTATISTGLIGQGAINFGEFLGPIVAGALLAIYGYFLLRQWPQRGHPLRFFLFIMGLALVPNMGREFTLLVLWPVVFGAITLRVLENIIPAIMFSKIPDTNTDQTKPVKWLQPPASGFARKAKM encoded by the coding sequence ATGTTTGCATTGGTGTCCTATTTTACGGTGTTCTTGTGGTATATTGTGGATGTTCGCTATTCCGCAGAGCAATATGTGGGTATACCGATGGAGGATATTGAACTGGCCTTTTGGCAGGTATGTATTTTCCTGATAGGGTTTCGACTATTTTTACAAATAGCACGTCCATATGACAGAGAGGTGACCGGAATCACGGCAGAGATGTTGGCATCTCATTTACACGCCCGCAAGATGGCGGCAGCAATCGCTGTGTTGTGGGCGATATTATTTCTCTGGGGATTGTTAAGGATGGAGGGAGATGTCATTGGAGCATTATATCCTGTGGGGGGAAGGTGGAGCCCTCATATGTGGGCGCGCGGGGCCATAGGCGGCACGTGGGATTGGCTTATTGCCGCAGGGGGTTACTTATATATATTTGTGTGTGGACTTATGGGGCTGTTATTTGTGCTTGTTAGAGACAGGGTTGTAAAGGGACAAATGCTTGCCTTGATTGTAATATCCTGGCCCTATTTTTTCCTCCTTGGAACGAGAAATCAACTTTTAGCTGTCGTTTGCCCTGGCTTGTTTTCGTATCTGCTGCTCAGCAAGGCCAAGATGTGGAAAAAGTTAATAGGGTCAGCGGTAATGTTGGTGGTTTTAAATTTTTTAATGCTGGCAATGTTACAATTCAGACATTCAGGATTTCAGGAGTTTCTCAATGATCCCTTTGGATCATTGAAGCCTGATGTAAAGCATGAGGGGCTTAACATGATTCAAGAACTGGCCTTCATCAACGGATTTTATCGGGTCGGACAGTTACAGCCAGAATATGGCCGGGAGTACATCGGGCAGGCCCTTAATTTTATCCCCAGGGCAATTTGGCCAGGAAAACCAACACTTAGCTTTGCCTACAGTGCATTAAGGGGACATGGCACATCAGAGGGGGGAGTGACAGCAACCATCAGCACGGGCTTGATTGGCCAGGGGGCTATTAACTTTGGAGAATTTCTTGGACCCATTGTCGCGGGTGCATTATTAGCAATATATGGTTATTTCCTGCTTAGGCAATGGCCACAACGAGGCCACCCTCTGCGGTTCTTCCTGTTTATCATGGGTCTGGCTTTGGTACCTAATATGGGACGGGAATTTACTCTGCTGGTGCTATGGCCGGTGGTGTTTGGTGCAATAACGCTGCGGGTATTAGAAAATATTATACCTGCGATTATGTTTTCAAAAATTCCTGACACTAATACAGATCAAACGAAACCAGTGAAATGGCTACAGCCCCCAGCTTCGGGGTTTGCAAGGAAGGCAAAAATGTAA
- a CDS encoding glycosyltransferase family 4 protein, which produces MNNTFRDLSEMDMYSARSPRTLCHTRALKSANRLECLMTEFYAHWCLETIGANAPWGVIKRLATRRNNQLDDAKVISWNAGALWRELNCPKKNRYEHYLSENAWFGTQCLRWLQKNKPRVSKHTVIFSYSGTAIEVFKWAKFQGARTVLGMIDPGRVEQEIVREEAARWPGWEKERDVAPELYNQRRIEECRIADVIVVNSRWSLECLEKQGVPPKKIFVIPLCYESAREEADFRRHYKGSLWDQGVRPFTVLFLGQVILRKGIQYLIQAAKHPDLAEVVFDVVGPVGITEAAIRSAPCNMRFHGIASRTDVSEWYRRADLFVLPTISDGFAITQIEAMAHGLPVIATPNCGEVVRDGEDGLIVPVRDSNALVEAILRFVKDPSFHNKCREQAMIRSRDFTLHVLQNKLIELEKMLEI; this is translated from the coding sequence TTGAATAATACTTTTCGCGATTTAAGTGAAATGGATATGTATTCAGCGAGGAGCCCGAGAACATTATGCCATACCCGGGCATTGAAATCTGCCAACAGGCTGGAGTGTTTAATGACCGAGTTTTATGCCCACTGGTGTCTAGAAACGATAGGAGCAAATGCCCCATGGGGCGTGATCAAACGTTTAGCAACACGGCGGAACAATCAATTGGATGATGCAAAAGTCATCTCTTGGAACGCCGGGGCATTGTGGAGGGAATTGAACTGCCCCAAAAAAAACCGATACGAGCACTATTTAAGTGAAAATGCATGGTTTGGGACTCAGTGCCTTCGATGGTTGCAAAAGAACAAACCCCGTGTGTCAAAACACACGGTTATATTTTCATATAGCGGCACGGCAATAGAGGTGTTTAAATGGGCAAAGTTCCAAGGTGCTAGAACAGTGCTCGGGATGATTGACCCGGGGCGGGTTGAACAGGAGATAGTGCGAGAGGAGGCAGCACGCTGGCCAGGATGGGAGAAAGAACGAGATGTAGCGCCTGAATTGTACAATCAACGGCGCATTGAGGAATGCAGAATTGCAGATGTCATTGTGGTCAATTCGAGGTGGTCTTTGGAATGCCTAGAAAAACAAGGCGTGCCCCCAAAAAAAATATTTGTTATTCCCTTATGTTACGAGTCTGCGAGGGAGGAAGCTGATTTTAGGAGGCATTACAAAGGTTCACTTTGGGATCAGGGAGTGCGCCCATTCACGGTATTGTTCCTCGGTCAAGTCATCTTACGCAAAGGTATTCAATACCTGATACAGGCAGCGAAACATCCTGATTTGGCTGAAGTGGTTTTTGATGTGGTTGGTCCTGTGGGTATAACAGAAGCTGCCATCAGGAGCGCGCCATGCAACATGCGATTTCATGGGATTGCAAGTCGGACCGATGTATCTGAATGGTATAGGCGTGCCGACCTATTTGTTTTGCCGACAATATCAGATGGATTTGCCATAACGCAAATTGAGGCAATGGCTCATGGATTGCCGGTGATAGCTACTCCCAATTGTGGGGAGGTGGTACGTGATGGGGAGGATGGGCTGATAGTCCCAGTTAGAGATTCCAATGCATTAGTTGAGGCCATACTGCGTTTTGTTAAAGATCCGAGTTTTCACAACAAATGCCGGGAGCAGGCCATGATTCGTAGCAGGGATTTCACCTTGCACGTATTGCAGAATAAGCTAATTGAATTGGAGAAAATGTTGGAAATTTAA
- a CDS encoding glycosyltransferase family 10 domain-containing protein, with product MLYIRKIFDALFAGSVPVYLGEERITDYIPSECFVDVRKYKSIKELLLYIKYCPEHEWQRMYDAGQEFIRSEKIRPFTDEAFAERMMEVLKTVAPIE from the coding sequence ATGTTATATATCCGAAAAATATTTGATGCGCTTTTTGCAGGAAGTGTTCCGGTATATTTAGGAGAAGAACGAATAACAGATTATATTCCATCGGAATGCTTTGTAGATGTTCGTAAATATAAAAGCATTAAAGAGCTGTTACTGTACATAAAGTATTGTCCTGAGCATGAATGGCAGAGAATGTATGATGCTGGACAGGAATTTATAAGGAGTGAGAAAATAAGACCGTTCACGGATGAGGCGTTTGCGGAAAGGATGATGGAGGTATTAAAAACTGTCGCACCTATTGAATAA
- a CDS encoding glycosyltransferase family 2 protein, producing the protein MAEQVDISVIIPTWRRLDKLKICIENIEQCNPCPREILIHVDANDDSTTEYLKQYKSTWLRWSQSQETRGPGGGRNWLIANATCELLCGLDDDSWPIDNDFLTKQKP; encoded by the coding sequence ATGGCTGAACAGGTGGATATATCCGTCATCATTCCAACATGGCGGAGATTAGACAAACTGAAAATATGCATTGAAAACATAGAGCAATGCAACCCATGTCCGCGAGAAATATTAATCCATGTTGATGCGAATGATGATTCTACAACAGAATATTTGAAGCAGTATAAGTCCACGTGGTTGCGGTGGAGTCAAAGCCAGGAGACACGCGGCCCTGGCGGCGGTCGAAATTGGTTAATAGCAAACGCAACATGTGAGCTGTTATGTGGACTGGATGATGACTCCTGGCCAATTGATAACGATTTTTTGACAAAGCAGAAACCGTGA
- a CDS encoding glycosyltransferase family 4 protein → MSSKVMSGKLTIAIIFRRFGPYHIARLAAASKYFNIAAVEYAVDDKTYDWERVDDCKGITCYYVTTDLPKGMHKKYFASRRLSKLLSDIKPAACALPGWAMEESLMGLIWCRSRNIPAILMSESTAIDYHRTWWKEWIKKQIARQFSAALVGGTPHAEYAQKLGIPHDKIFFGYDAIDNEYFKAEAVTIRKIKDEYRRRYSLPENYFLASARFIEKKNLIRLIDAYAGYHRLQNDEKKQERSPNITENSHWHLVVLGDGPMRTELLEKTRQHGLDRYVIFPGFRQYRDLPAYYALANAFIHASTSEQWGLVVNEAMACGLPVLVSNRCGCARDLVDEGKNGLLFDPYKTEEITQCMQYIASLDNNLRAEMGAASLTLIDKWGVDRFADGLKDAVECARNILKA, encoded by the coding sequence ATGTCAAGTAAAGTAATGAGCGGTAAATTAACAATAGCCATAATATTTCGCCGGTTTGGGCCATACCACATCGCCAGATTAGCAGCGGCCTCAAAATATTTCAATATTGCTGCGGTTGAATACGCCGTTGATGATAAAACTTATGACTGGGAGAGGGTTGACGACTGCAAAGGGATAACGTGTTATTATGTGACAACTGATTTGCCGAAAGGAATGCATAAAAAATATTTTGCCAGCCGCAGATTAAGCAAACTATTATCGGATATAAAACCTGCAGCCTGTGCCTTGCCCGGTTGGGCCATGGAAGAGTCGTTGATGGGGCTAATATGGTGCAGAAGCAGGAATATCCCTGCCATTCTCATGTCGGAATCTACCGCAATAGATTACCATAGAACATGGTGGAAGGAATGGATAAAAAAACAGATAGCACGACAATTTTCCGCAGCATTAGTTGGGGGCACCCCTCATGCTGAATACGCACAAAAACTTGGCATTCCTCATGATAAAATATTTTTCGGATATGACGCAATTGATAATGAGTATTTTAAAGCCGAAGCTGTGACAATTCGAAAAATAAAAGATGAGTACCGAAGGCGGTATTCGTTGCCAGAAAATTACTTTCTCGCGAGTGCCAGATTCATTGAAAAAAAAAATCTCATACGTTTAATTGATGCTTATGCTGGATATCATAGGCTTCAGAATGACGAAAAAAAGCAAGAGCGGTCACCCAATATAACAGAGAACAGCCATTGGCATTTAGTCGTACTTGGAGACGGGCCGATGCGGACTGAGCTGTTGGAAAAAACAAGGCAACATGGTCTCGATCGTTATGTGATATTTCCAGGTTTCAGACAGTACCGAGATTTACCGGCATATTATGCATTGGCGAACGCATTTATTCATGCAAGCACCTCAGAACAATGGGGCCTCGTGGTCAACGAAGCGATGGCCTGCGGCCTGCCAGTGCTAGTATCCAACCGGTGCGGATGCGCTCGTGATTTGGTAGATGAAGGGAAAAATGGCTTATTATTTGATCCATATAAAACCGAGGAAATTACTCAATGCATGCAGTATATCGCCAGTCTCGACAAC